The sequence below is a genomic window from Anopheles cruzii chromosome 3, idAnoCruzAS_RS32_06, whole genome shotgun sequence.
AGATTTAGTGATCGCCTCCCCCCGGCTGATATTAGTGTCGGCGGCGAAGGTCGAGGTCGAAGGACGAGGTGGTTTGGTGGTGACTCGAGGGTAGGCCCGCCGACTTCCTTGTCTGTGGTGTGATTTATCGATGATCGGGCCAAGAGGTACTTGTGCTTCCTGCTTAGGACCAAGGTGTCTAAGACACTGTGCAGATTTCGGATGAGGTTTCAGATGAGTTGGTCTGAATCACACAAATCCCGCCACATTCTACTTCCGATGAACTTAGTCACCGGTCAGTAAACAGACAGGAAGCATCCTGACGATGACCATGGATATTTTTGGTAAACGCCACCGTTCCTGCCGGGTTACTGACCCCAGTAGCATTACGATGCAATTGCACCGGATCTAATTGGGTCGCGTCGGGTGATTCTGGTCACTGACCGTAGATAATGATAGAATGGTGTCTAGAACATGTTTGGCAAGGATGCTGAGGCTAAAAATGGACATTTGTTTACCTGATGGGGTTGGGCACAGCATCCTAGATATGTGATGGTTGGCAAAGTATGTTTTCCTTCATCTCGAACTACTTCATCTAGTACGTTGGAACTTTCGTTGTCGTTGTAGACGTTCAAATGTTCAATCGCCCAAATTGCTAGTGAAATAatagtatttttattttgtttaaatttgtattaacattttgaaattgaaatccaGCTCCATAAAGTAACATCTCGTTTCCTCGACTCTctcagcagcagtagcaagTTGTTAATCACCtgttttcgttcgccttcTCTTCCATACAGCAAATTCGTCCTCAACTTAACGGTAGCACCAATTCGTTCAACGGAAGCAGCCCCTACATCTTCGGCCGGATGAAAGCCGAACTGAACGATGTGCCGGCCCAGACGGCGGCCGGTTCGACGCTGCCACTGGTCGACATGCCCAGAGACGACGAGGAAGCGGGAGACTATGATCCGTTCGAAAACCGGAAGCTAACCCACccgaccaccgacaccgaaacgCTCGTCCATCTGCTGAAGGGTTCCCTCGGGTCCGGTATCCTAGCGATGCCGTTGGCATTCGTCAACGCAGGCctttggttcggtttggcggccaccatcatcatcggggcCATCTGTACCTACTGTATCCACATACTGGTGCGCTGTTCGCACATCCTGTGCCGGCGAGCGCAGATACCTTCGCTTGGGTTTGCGGACGTAGCGGAGGTGGCGTTcctggccggaccggaaccacTGAAGAAGTACTCACGCTTGGCACGGTTCATCATCAACCTGTTCCTGGTGGTCGATCtgatcggttgctgctgtaTCTACATCGTGTTCGTCGGAACCAACATCAAACAGGTGGTGGACCATTACACCCACTCGTACTGGGATGTGCGCGTCTACATCCTGATCCTGCTGGGCCCACTGATTCTGATCAATCTGATCCGCAAGCTAAAGTACCTCACACCGTTCTCGCTGATCGCTAACGTGCTGATCGGGGCCGGAGTAGGGATTACGCTGTACTACATCGTCACGGATCTGCCGCCCCTGTCGGAGCGCAAGGCCGTGGCTGAAGTGCAGCATCTGCCCATGTTCTTCGGTACCGTCATCTTCGCCCTCGAGGGTATCGGCGTCGTGATGTCGCTGGAGAACAACATGAAAACCCCGCAGAACTTTATCGGATGTCCGGGTGTGCTGAACAGCGGCATGTCGGTGGTGGTACTCCTGTACGCCACCGTTGGATTCCTGGGATACTTGAAGTACGGAGACGAGACCAAGGGTAGCATTACGTTGAATCTGCCCGTTGAGGACGTGTAAGTGTCTGCTTGGCATTAGTTTACTGGCACAGGATGCCGATTAAAATGTTCCCTTGTTTTCGTTACAGTTTGGCCCAAACGGTTAAGCTGATGAttgcggtggccattttcctgACCTACTCCCTACAGTTCTACGTGCCGATGGAGATCATTTGGAAAAACATTAAGGGCAATTTCAACGAGCACAAAAATGCCGCCGAGTATGCGCTACGCATTGGGCTAGTGGTAAGTGGAAACGATCTCGTGTGAAATGCGCTTTTCTTTTTGAGTTGCTcataattgtttcttttctgcgACAGATCCTGACGGTGGTAATTGCAGCGGCACTACCGAACCTTGGCCCATTCATCACGCTCATCGGTGCCGTTT
It includes:
- the LOC128270683 gene encoding proton-coupled amino acid transporter-like protein pathetic translates to MVGKQIRPQLNGSTNSFNGSSPYIFGRMKAELNDVPAQTAAGSTLPLVDMPRDDEEAGDYDPFENRKLTHPTTDTETLVHLLKGSLGSGILAMPLAFVNAGLWFGLAATIIIGAICTYCIHILVRCSHILCRRAQIPSLGFADVAEVAFLAGPEPLKKYSRLARFIINLFLVVDLIGCCCIYIVFVGTNIKQVVDHYTHSYWDVRVYILILLGPLILINLIRKLKYLTPFSLIANVLIGAGVGITLYYIVTDLPPLSERKAVAEVQHLPMFFGTVIFALEGIGVVMSLENNMKTPQNFIGCPGVLNSGMSVVVLLYATVGFLGYLKYGDETKGSITLNLPVEDVLAQTVKLMIAVAIFLTYSLQFYVPMEIIWKNIKGNFNEHKNAAEYALRIGLVILTVVIAAALPNLGPFITLIGAVCLSTLGLMFPAVIELVTFYEKPGYGRFNWRLWKNIFLILFGVVGFVTGTYVSIVEFSEHLQEEV